The DNA segment GCTCACGGCTATGTGGGTGGAAAAGAAGAGGGGAAGATGCTAGGTAATGAAAGGatgaaagaataagaagagagaaggtaagTGGAGGTGTGGTGAAAGTGAGAAGGAAATGGGTATTTGTAGAGGTggttgatgcgtgagcatctttcctatcttttcctagtgaatttgcattcaaattTGTGAGTTTAAtaatgatttaaatacttcttAGCCACTAtaaatgctactttgagttatgtataattatatttatttcaggtagcattcggatggatttgatggagttttatAGAAGAAGAGGCAGAAAGTggatgatgctgtcaaccctgacctccctgcactctaatGGACATAACATGAGCTATAAATGTCCAATTGACGTAAttctagtggcattggaaaTATAACTTCCacagctttccaaaaatatataatagcatatccttcttcttcattttgttcCGCCAAGGTGGTGCCTAACTTGGAATTTCCCAAGTTAGGTGCCATGATTTCGAGGTTAGGCGCCAGGAAGGCCAAACCAGCGAAGTTAGGCGCCATGAATGTGAAGTTAGGGGCCAGTTCAACGTGAAGCACTCCCTAGAGGCACTGCAAGGGTGGCGACTAACTTGGAATtttccaagttaggcgccagtTCATTACTTCACCATGGTCTCCATGCCAAATCAAGGCATCAAcgaagattttatttatttttattaaaacttttattttatttacaaataagaaaagatattatttagttttagaaaatatattttacattgattaggattagatataaaagggaaaagaatcagcTCTTCGGGCTTACCTCTCTTCTCTTACCTCATTCCGCACTTTACAGTTTTACAGAATCCTTGttttttctctgaaccatgagcaactaaacctccactgttaaagttaggagctctgtttattttatggattaatactattactgttctattttaattcatgtattgatttcaatttcaagaattgttttctttctttatcttatgaatctgggtgtaacggaagtatgacccttgttttaattgagttcttgtaaaacttagAAAAGCTCTTTGCCTaaacaatagcttgaaaacaatttctcctaaatttctaattatctggacttaacaggatacgtgacatataatcctcttatatttgagtaattaggatttctgtggcatataaactagaattgaacttaaccctctaattggaatcaagtgaccaagaatttggcggttgatgaaggttagaggagactaaaaaggtctaaaaaattagggtttagtcacatatagtttgtcatgaattgaatcttgcatgattaaagtagttggtaagaaaagttaatccggaaactAAATATATCTGAAACCTTAATTGTTTTCTCCATATTATTCACAATCcgtttactgcttgctttttgatattttgaatttattgttaatgcttttgaactcttaaaacaccattttctatttgtctaactaagccaatcactcaatcattatttcttgatccatcaatcctcgtgggatcgaccctcattcacttgaggtactacttggtacgacccggtgcacttgtcggttagtttgtgggttataaattccgcaccagTGGTAGGTAAGGGGTTCGGTTATGTGGGTAAAGGTTGAAGGAAAATGGAATTTGAATATGGTTAATGGTGAAGAGAAATTGATGGGAAAGGTGAGTGGTGATTAGGTGGAGTGGGGGGTAAGTTGAAAGAagagtgggatttgataggatGATGGGAGGTGATATTGGGGAATGGAGTGGATGAATATGGATGGAATAGTAGGtaagggagagagagaaggaaggtGGTTGACTGGTCAAAGTGGGTGGGGGTTGGGGTTTAACCATGGTGAAACCTTTTCCTTCAAAATCAAAACTGGCTTGTTGGGTGCTAAACGCCAgtcctggcgtttagcgccatcAAGGGACCTTCCCCTCCCCCCACCCCTTTTCTTTTTGACTTTGAGGCGAACaactggcgtttagcgcccttAGTGGGGTGTCAAATACTCCtttttgggcatttaatgccagctcTCTTTACTCCCTTCCTGGTGCTAAATGCCCTCCCTGGCGTTTAGTACCCAAGCCTTTTGAGTCAATGTACTCCAGGCTATTCTGTTCTtcattttgaatatttctatcCCTGTTCTAAGCACTGTGCATGATCACAAAACAACATTAAACTTAGATAAACTTATGAAaatcaatgaaaataaaaataaaaatcaaactgtaataaaactaaaatcaaaCTGAAATAAAACTAAAGGATACTCATGGTTGGGTtactcccaacaagcgcttctttaccgtcactagcttgacggtcagctcctctaaggaggaggatcatatGGGCTCAGATCTTCACCCTTCATTgtgaacttctttcctgtgcTCTCATGAATGAACTCAACATACTCTAGAAATAGGATCTTATTCACTATATGTGGTACGATTGGACTTCTAGTAAATACCTCCCTCATCCCAGGTGAGAAGTCTTTAGTGGAAatctttttgttcctccagcACTTTGGTACCTTCTTCTTGGGACATCCTCCATCCTTATTAGGTAGTGAATacccaacaccaaatttaggtttgatgtcaggggGTACTGTATGGGTCTCCACCAAGGGGGCTTAAGCAATGAGCTCTGCATGCGAATACCTCCTACTCTAGAGATTGGTGAAGGTTTAAAAACCTTGAACACCAAGTAATCCTCACGTAGCCGCAGAACCAACTCTCCTCTCTCAACATCTATCAGATTTCTCccagtggctaagaatggcATTCCTAGTATGAGGAAGTCATTTGCATCCTCTCCTATGTCAAGTATCACAAAGTCTGCAGAGAGGAAGAGCTCTCCAACCTTGACTATGACATTTTCTAATAGCCTATGTGCCTGCTTTAGAGATTTATCAGCCATCTCCAGTGCTATCCTTGTAGGCTGTGCTTCTTGAATTTGCAGCTTCCGCATCACAAACAATGGCATCAAATTGATACTTGAGCCAAGATCACAAAAACTTTGTCAAAAGTGATGTTTCCAATAGTACAAGGAATTTGGAAGCTCCAGGATCTAGCATCTTCTTTGGTAGCATGCTTTGAATGAGTCCACTGTACTCCTTGGTCAGCACTACTGTTTCATCTCCCTTTAAGACTTTCTTCTTAGAGAGTAGGCCTTTCATGAGTGCCACATAGGGAGGCATTTTCTCCAAAATCTCaaacaaaaggaatattgattagtagttt comes from the Arachis duranensis cultivar V14167 unplaced genomic scaffold, aradu.V14167.gnm2.J7QH unplaced_Scaffold_66565, whole genome shotgun sequence genome and includes:
- the LOC107472055 gene encoding uncharacterized protein LOC107472055 codes for the protein MPPYVALMKGLLSKKKVLKGDETVVLTKEYSGLIQSMLPKKMLDPGASKFLLQIQEAQPTRIALEMADKSLKQAHRLLENVIVKVGELFLSADFVILDIGEDANDFLILGMPFLATGRNLIDVERGELVLRLREDYLVFK